The Peribacillus sp. FSL P2-0133 genome has a segment encoding these proteins:
- a CDS encoding MFS transporter codes for MGNDAKMISQRKLLGVAGLGWMFDALDVGMLSFIIVALKQEWNLTSEQVGWIGSINSIGMAVGAVFFGAMADRVGRKNVFIITLLLFSIASGLSAAVSTLSLFLILRFLIGMGLGGELPVASTLVSESVEASKRGRVVVLLESFWAVGWILAALISYFIIPAYGWRVALLLSAVPALYALYLRLKLPDSPKYTELEKKQRPSILSNMKSVWKKEYSRQTLVLWILWFCVVFSYYGMFLWLPSVMVLKGFSMIQSFEYVLIMTLAQLPGYFSAAWLIEKLGRKFVLITYLIGTAVSAFFFGSSEGLALLIVSGMFLSFFNLGAWGALYAYTPEQYPTAVRGTGAGLAAGIGRIGGVLGPLLVGYLVAADTPISSIFTIFTIAILVGAIAVAFGKETKNTVLT; via the coding sequence ATGGGAAATGATGCGAAAATGATATCGCAACGTAAGTTACTAGGTGTTGCGGGTCTTGGATGGATGTTCGATGCACTTGATGTCGGTATGCTTTCTTTCATTATTGTTGCTTTGAAACAGGAATGGAACTTAACCAGTGAGCAGGTTGGCTGGATTGGGAGCATAAATTCTATCGGAATGGCTGTTGGAGCCGTATTCTTTGGTGCGATGGCCGACAGGGTCGGACGGAAGAATGTCTTTATCATTACATTATTATTGTTTTCAATCGCAAGTGGCCTGTCTGCAGCAGTCAGTACACTCAGCTTGTTCTTGATATTGCGATTTTTGATTGGAATGGGACTTGGAGGAGAACTTCCGGTTGCCTCGACATTGGTCTCTGAAAGTGTTGAAGCAAGTAAAAGGGGAAGGGTTGTCGTCCTTCTTGAAAGTTTTTGGGCGGTTGGCTGGATTTTGGCAGCACTCATATCCTACTTCATCATTCCGGCTTATGGTTGGCGTGTTGCATTGTTATTGAGCGCAGTTCCAGCTTTATATGCGCTGTATCTGCGCTTGAAACTGCCGGATTCACCGAAGTATACGGAACTAGAAAAAAAGCAGAGACCGTCTATATTAAGCAATATGAAAAGTGTCTGGAAAAAGGAATACTCCCGTCAGACCCTTGTATTATGGATTCTATGGTTTTGCGTGGTCTTTTCTTATTATGGGATGTTTTTATGGCTGCCAAGTGTGATGGTCTTAAAAGGCTTCAGCATGATTCAAAGTTTTGAATATGTTTTGATCATGACGCTTGCACAGCTTCCGGGCTATTTTTCAGCTGCATGGCTGATAGAGAAGCTGGGACGTAAATTCGTTTTGATCACATACTTAATTGGAACCGCCGTTAGTGCCTTTTTCTTTGGATCGTCAGAGGGGCTGGCACTGCTGATAGTTTCCGGGATGTTCCTATCTTTCTTCAACCTGGGGGCATGGGGTGCACTTTATGCATATACACCTGAGCAGTATCCAACAGCAGTTCGTGGTACAGGTGCTGGGTTAGCTGCAGGGATCGGAAGGATTGGCGGTGTCCTTGGACCGTTGCTTGTAGGGTATTTAGTTGCCGCAGACACACCGATTTCATCGATTTTCACCATTTTTACAATCGCTATTCTAGTGGGTGCCATTGCCGTAGCTTTTGGGAAGGAAACAAAGAATACCGTTTTGACATAA
- the thiE gene encoding thiamine phosphate synthase, which translates to MKKSQIDLSLYLVTEESLALEELARIIAESVSGGVSIVQLREKNNSSLSFYKKASALKQLLNELSIPLIINDRVDIALAVAADGIHIGQDDLPLPVVKQMVPEDMIVGVSVSTLEEALEAERNGADYIGVGSVFPTKTKQDATLMAIGDLEEICRSVSIPAVAIGGITADNISTLSDSGLSGTAVVSAIMNADSPKRASESLLKIIKDFN; encoded by the coding sequence ATGAAGAAGTCCCAAATTGATTTAAGCCTGTATTTAGTTACGGAAGAATCCCTAGCATTAGAAGAATTGGCCAGAATCATTGCAGAATCGGTTTCAGGAGGAGTCTCGATCGTACAACTTAGAGAGAAAAACAATTCCTCCCTTTCCTTTTATAAAAAAGCTTCTGCATTAAAACAGTTATTGAACGAGCTGTCCATTCCCCTTATCATCAACGACCGGGTGGATATAGCCCTTGCGGTTGCAGCGGACGGAATTCATATTGGGCAAGATGACCTTCCACTGCCTGTCGTCAAACAAATGGTTCCTGAAGATATGATTGTAGGTGTATCTGTCTCCACTCTTGAAGAAGCTCTCGAAGCCGAACGAAATGGAGCAGACTATATCGGAGTCGGTTCAGTTTTCCCTACAAAGACCAAACAAGATGCAACCCTAATGGCCATTGGGGATCTGGAGGAAATTTGCCGCAGCGTATCCATTCCCGCCGTAGCCATCGGGGGTATCACTGCAGATAACATTTCCACTCTTTCTGATAGCGGGCTATCCGGTACCGCAGTCGTATCGGCCATCATGAATGCAGATAGTCCGAAGAGAGCCTCCGAATCCCTTTTAAAAATCATAAAAGACTTTAATTAA